From the genome of Spinacia oleracea cultivar Varoflay chromosome 2, BTI_SOV_V1, whole genome shotgun sequence, one region includes:
- the LOC110787124 gene encoding leucine aminopeptidase 1, with product MAATFVYAASSVASFNSSLIISKLRPIQILGLFAPSTTAFKFRGRRLMTHSLSRATLGLTQPASVEPLKVSFVVKDIDVVEWKGDLLAVGVTEKDMSMDDNMKFENAILKKLDSQLGGLLAEASFEEDFTGKAGQSTVLRLSGLGSKRIGLIGLGSQPPSLVAYRGLGEALATAAKSAQARTIAVFLASSEGLSAESKLNTVSAITSGTILGLHEDNRFKSESKKPIRKCLETLDIIGLGTGIDLDKKLKTVEDTCSGIIFGRELVNAPPNVLTPGVLAEEASKIASMYSDVLTAKILNVEQCKELKMGSYLAVAAASANPAHFIHLCYKPIGPVKTRLGLVGKGLTFDSGGYNIKTGPGCLIELMKFDMGGSAAVLGAAKAIGQIKPAGVEVHFIVAACENMISGTGMRPGDIVTASNGKTIEVNNTDAEGRLTLADALVYACDQGVEKVIDLATLTGACIVALGPSIAGVFTPDDALAKEVFAASEAAGEKLWRMPLEDSYWDSMKSGVADMVNTGGRQGGSITAALFLKQFVDEKVQWLHIDMAGPVWNEKKRSATGFGVSTLVEWVLKNSTS from the exons ATGGCAGCCACTTTTGTATACGCTGCTTCATCGGTTGCATCGTTCAACTCTTCCTTGATAATCTCAAAGTTGCGACCTATACAAATTCTTGGTCTTTTTGCTCCCTCTACTACTGCTTTTAAGTTCCGTGGAAGGAGGCTGATGACACACTCTCTCAGTCGGGCTACTTTAGGGCTCACTCAACCGGCCAGTGTTGAACCTCTTAAg GTATCATTTGTGGTGAAAGATATTGACGTGGTAGAGTGGAAAGGAGACTTGCTTGCTGTGGGTGTTACGGAGAAAGACATGAGCATGGATGacaatatgaaattcgaaaatgCTATCTTGAAGAAGTTAGATTCCCAACTAGGTGGTTTGTTAGCTGAAGCCTCTTTTGAAGAGGACTTCACGGGTAAGGCTGGCCAATCCACTGTTCTTAGGCTTTCCGGTCTAGGTTCCAAGAGGATAGGATTGATCGGACTTGGTTCTCAGCCTCCTTCTCTGGTAGCGTACCGTGGTCTAGGTGAAGCTCTTGCCACAGCTGCTAAGAGTGCTCAAGCTCGTACTATTGCTGTGTTCCTTGCTTCTTCCGAGGGGCTTTCTGCAGAGTCGAAGCTAAACACTGTTTCCGCCATCACATCTG GCACTATTCTCGGACTGCACGAAGATAACAGGTTTAAATCAGAGTCAAAGAAACCAATCCGCAAATGTCTGGAAACTCTGGATATTATTGGCCTTGGAACTGGAATCGATTTAGATAAAAAGCTGAAAACTGTTGAAGACACATGTTCTGGAATTATATTTGGACGAGAGCTGGTTAATGCACCTCCTAATGTACTTACTCCTG GAGTACTTGCCGAAGAGGCTTCCAAGATTGCCTCAATGTACAGTGATGTTCTAACAGCAAAGATTCTTAATGTGGAACAGTGCAAAGAACTAAAAATGGGATCCTACCTTGCGGTTGCTGCAGCTTCAGCAAATCCAGCTCATTTCATTCATCTATGTTACAAACCTATTGGACCTGTTAAAACCAGATTAGGGCTTGTTGGGAAAGGACTGACATTTGACAG CGGGGGATACAACATCAAAACTGGACCAGGTTGTTTAATCGAGCTAATGAAATTTGATATGGGTGGTTCAGCAGCAGTTTTAGGTGCAGCAAAAGCGATTGGTCAAATCAAACCTGCTGGAGTTGAG GTTCATTTTATTGTTGCCGCTTGTGAAAACATGATTAGTGGGACTGGTATGCGGCCTGGAGACATAGTCACTGCTTCGAATGGAAAGACTATAGAG GTGAACAATACGGATGCAGAAGGTAGGCTTACTCTTGCAGATGCTTTGGTGTACGCTTGCGATCAAGGTGTAGAGAAG GTAATTGATCTCGCAACATTAACTGGAGCCTGTATTGTTGCTCTGGGACCTTCCATAGCAG GTGTCTTTACACCCGATGATGCACTTGCCAAAGAGGTGTTTGCTGCATCAGAGGCTGCAGGAGAGAAACTATGGAGGATGCCATTGGAAGACAGTTACTGGGACTCGATGAAATCAGGAGTGGCTGATATGGTCAACACTGGGGGTCGCCAAGGTGGTTCCATCACCGCAGCTCTGTTTTTGAAACAG